One window of Thiomicrorhabdus lithotrophica genomic DNA carries:
- the argH gene encoding argininosuccinate lyase, with translation MSNQHNQEKLSSARFSESTDAFVEAFTASIQFDNRMYKQDIQGSIAHAKMLTKVGILNDAELNDIINGLNQVQREIEAGEFQWSIKQEDIHMNLEARLTSLIGITGKKLHTGRSRNDQVATDIRLYLRDEIDSILPEMKRLQTGLVELAEREADTIMPGFTHLQTAQPVTFGHHMLAWFEMIKRDVERLEDCRKRVNTLPLGSAALAGTTYPIEREYTAELLGFERITENSLDGVSDRDFAIEFTAFAATLMMHLSRFSEELVLWSSAQFQFIDLPDRFCTGSSIMPQKKNPDVPELVRGKSGRVYGHLMSLLTLMKSQPLAYNKDNQEDKEPLFDTVDTVKGSLRAFADMVPAIQVKREMTYEAAKRGFSTATDLADYLVGKGLAFRDSHEVVGLAVAHGIKTGEDLSEMSLETLQGFCDKITDDVFEVLTLEGSVAARDHLGGTAPNQVRAAVTRAKTYLDS, from the coding sequence ATGAGCAATCAACACAACCAAGAAAAACTATCTAGCGCACGTTTTAGCGAATCAACCGATGCTTTTGTAGAAGCTTTCACAGCCTCTATTCAATTTGATAATCGTATGTACAAACAGGATATTCAAGGCTCAATCGCACACGCCAAAATGCTGACTAAAGTAGGAATTTTGAACGATGCGGAACTTAATGACATTATTAATGGACTGAACCAGGTTCAGAGAGAAATTGAAGCTGGAGAGTTTCAATGGTCAATTAAGCAAGAAGATATTCACATGAATCTCGAAGCACGTTTAACTAGTTTAATTGGCATTACTGGTAAAAAACTACACACTGGGCGTTCACGTAATGACCAAGTCGCTACTGACATTCGCCTTTATCTTCGTGATGAAATTGACTCTATTCTCCCAGAAATGAAACGCTTACAGACAGGCCTGGTAGAACTCGCCGAACGTGAGGCAGATACTATCATGCCTGGCTTTACACATTTACAAACAGCACAACCCGTCACATTTGGTCACCATATGCTGGCTTGGTTTGAGATGATTAAACGTGATGTAGAGCGCTTGGAAGACTGCCGTAAACGCGTAAACACTCTGCCTTTAGGTTCTGCGGCACTTGCAGGTACAACCTACCCGATAGAGCGTGAATATACCGCTGAATTGCTAGGCTTTGAACGTATTACCGAAAACTCTTTAGACGGTGTTTCGGATCGTGATTTTGCTATCGAGTTTACCGCTTTTGCAGCCACCTTAATGATGCATCTATCTCGTTTTTCTGAAGAGTTAGTCTTATGGTCTTCTGCACAGTTCCAGTTCATTGATTTGCCAGACCGTTTCTGTACAGGTTCTTCAATTATGCCGCAAAAGAAAAACCCTGATGTTCCTGAGCTAGTTCGCGGTAAATCAGGGCGTGTTTACGGGCATTTAATGAGTCTGTTAACGCTAATGAAATCGCAGCCATTAGCTTACAACAAGGACAACCAAGAAGACAAAGAACCTCTATTTGATACGGTTGATACGGTAAAAGGTTCTTTAAGAGCGTTTGCGGATATGGTTCCAGCCATTCAAGTTAAACGTGAAATGACGTATGAAGCGGCAAAACGTGGTTTTTCAACAGCAACGGACTTAGCCGATTATTTAGTTGGCAAAGGTTTAGCATTCCGCGACTCTCATGAAGTTGTTGGATTAGCGGTTGCTCACGGAATAAAAACAGGTGAAGACTTGTCTGAAATGTCTTTAGAAACCTTGCAAGGGTTCTGTGACAAAATTACCGATGATGTATTTGAAGTACTGACTTTAGAAGGTTCAGTAGCCGCACGTGATCACCTTGGTGGAACAGCACCAAACCAAGTTAGAGCCGCCGTTACTAGAGCAAAAACCTACCTAGATTCTTAA
- a CDS encoding thioredoxin family protein, giving the protein MQLGIIPSLFLVLSLTLITSLTFANSHASFKELTNLQTLAEESKQQELPIMLMFGAEWCEYCELLNEYVFNPMALSGLYEEHVVLMRHVGIDEPKPLIDWYGNPITKEKWAYQINADLTPTVLFLDGFAREVAPRIVGISEITLYASLIHQNLNIAYRNMGLKKQIPATPEQLEIQSQQTDTLIPNTIK; this is encoded by the coding sequence ATGCAATTAGGCATCATTCCCTCTCTGTTTTTGGTTCTTAGTCTAACGTTAATCACATCTTTAACATTTGCGAATTCACATGCATCTTTTAAAGAGTTAACAAATCTGCAGACGCTGGCTGAGGAATCCAAACAGCAAGAGTTGCCAATTATGCTGATGTTTGGTGCCGAATGGTGTGAATACTGTGAGCTATTGAATGAATACGTTTTTAACCCTATGGCTTTAAGCGGACTATATGAAGAACACGTTGTCTTAATGCGCCATGTTGGCATTGACGAACCAAAACCATTAATTGATTGGTACGGCAACCCCATTACAAAAGAAAAATGGGCTTACCAAATAAATGCAGATTTAACACCGACTGTACTGTTTCTTGATGGATTTGCTAGAGAGGTTGCTCCTCGTATTGTTGGCATCTCTGAAATTACGCTTTACGCGTCATTAATCCACCAAAACTTAAATATTGCCTACCGTAATATGGGGCTAAAAAAACAAATTCCGGCGACACCTGAACAGTTAGAGATTCAGTCACAACAAACCGATACATTAATACCCAACACTATTAAATAA
- the hemC gene encoding hydroxymethylbilane synthase, whose amino-acid sequence MKKTLRIATRKSPLAMWQTEFVKAELEKVHPDLEIILLPMSTKGDKILDVPLAKIGGKGLFTKELEDRMMEGDADIAVHSMKDVPMKLPEGFALGAILERHAPTDAFVSNNHESFESLPQGAILGTSSLRRKAQLLAVRPDLDVRDLRGNVGTRLGKLDAGEYDAIVLATSGLQRLELDERIRHELAPEVCLPAVTQGTIGIEYFEKDTETLEIIQVLNHKETEIRTTAERAMNNRLEGGCQVPIGVFAELDEDKINIRGLVGALDGSEILTASISGKTKDAEQLGISLAEKLLDQGAKAILDEVYANDEHNKG is encoded by the coding sequence ATGAAAAAAACGTTAAGAATAGCCACTCGTAAAAGCCCATTAGCCATGTGGCAAACAGAATTTGTGAAAGCAGAATTAGAAAAAGTGCACCCAGATTTAGAGATAATTTTGCTGCCGATGTCGACAAAAGGTGACAAAATTTTAGATGTGCCTTTAGCTAAAATTGGTGGTAAGGGTTTATTCACTAAAGAGCTAGAAGACCGAATGATGGAAGGTGATGCGGATATTGCCGTACATTCAATGAAAGATGTTCCAATGAAGCTTCCTGAAGGCTTTGCATTAGGCGCTATTTTAGAACGCCATGCACCAACGGATGCCTTTGTTTCAAATAATCACGAGTCTTTTGAGTCGTTGCCACAAGGCGCTATTTTAGGCACTTCAAGTTTACGTCGTAAAGCTCAATTATTGGCAGTAAGACCTGATTTAGACGTGCGTGATTTACGCGGAAACGTCGGAACACGTCTAGGTAAGTTAGATGCAGGTGAATATGATGCCATCGTATTGGCTACATCTGGTTTACAACGTTTAGAGTTAGATGAAAGAATTCGCCATGAACTTGCTCCTGAGGTTTGTCTACCAGCGGTTACCCAGGGAACCATTGGTATTGAGTATTTTGAAAAAGATACGGAGACATTAGAAATTATTCAGGTTCTAAACCATAAAGAAACAGAAATTAGAACGACGGCAGAACGTGCAATGAATAACCGCCTTGAAGGAGGCTGTCAGGTTCCAATCGGTGTTTTTGCTGAACTGGATGAAGATAAGATTAATATACGTGGTTTAGTCGGGGCTTTAGATGGTTCTGAAATCCTAACGGCAAGTATTTCTGGTAAAACTAAAGATGCAGAACAGCTTGGTATTAGTTTGGCCGAAAAGTTATTAGATCAAGGTGCTAAAGCTATCTTAGATGAAGTTTATGCTAATGACGAGCATAACAAAGGTTAG
- a CDS encoding uroporphyrinogen-III synthase, translating into MKHFTLLNTRPAHQADALNELVIQQGGESINCPTIEIQWLAISDKEFVNGRPFDKAVFTSANSVLGWYQIQQNLCAEAKELFSRTEFYAIGKATQEKGLELGLEIKTLSEKKFDSEHFLAHKKMLAITGQQIAIFKGVGGRSLIEETLSRRGATAKLFDVYKRKMAPFCVSKWNRFLKSNSPVLLLSSLESWQNLVSGLLQENQNMVTSREELIQAEFWLKLSTTVVMSQRIADTMIVEGWKWPLIVVETQSNQGIVKAILKFVHK; encoded by the coding sequence ATGAAGCATTTCACGCTGTTAAATACCAGGCCTGCCCATCAAGCTGATGCGCTTAATGAACTCGTTATTCAGCAAGGCGGTGAATCAATTAATTGCCCAACGATTGAGATTCAGTGGTTAGCTATTTCAGATAAAGAGTTTGTTAACGGTAGGCCTTTTGATAAAGCCGTTTTTACCAGTGCAAATTCGGTGTTAGGATGGTATCAAATTCAGCAAAACCTTTGCGCAGAAGCCAAAGAGTTATTTAGTCGGACTGAGTTCTACGCGATTGGTAAAGCGACTCAAGAAAAAGGTTTGGAGCTTGGTTTAGAAATTAAAACCTTGTCGGAAAAAAAGTTTGATAGTGAGCATTTTTTGGCTCATAAAAAGATGTTAGCGATAACCGGGCAGCAGATTGCAATATTTAAAGGTGTTGGGGGTCGTTCATTAATTGAGGAGACTCTTTCTCGTCGAGGTGCTACTGCAAAGTTATTTGATGTTTATAAACGAAAAATGGCGCCTTTTTGTGTATCCAAGTGGAACAGATTTTTAAAATCAAACTCGCCTGTTTTGTTGTTATCTAGCTTAGAAAGTTGGCAAAATTTAGTTTCAGGACTGTTGCAAGAAAATCAAAATATGGTAACAAGTAGAGAAGAATTGATTCAGGCGGAATTTTGGTTAAAACTTTCCACTACCGTAGTGATGAGTCAAAGAATTGCAGATACCATGATTGTAGAAGGCTGGAAATGGCCACTAATTGTTGTAGAAACACAGAGCAATCAAGGGATTGTTAAAGCAATCCTGAAATTTGTCCATAAATAA
- a CDS encoding heme biosynthesis HemY N-terminal domain-containing protein, producing the protein MRLIIVLSLVFFVATSLATLLLYDNGQVSMVWGDWVVETSVSFLIAAVLIGFIVVYGLLRLLLNIWHLPLFWRKHRRLRQYSKAETAMAKGMIALEYGDWHKAEKQLIKSAKNSEAGLVHYLSAAKMAHNQKAFGRRDQYINQAREIYPAEYVTIGLVEARLLSEDKPEMSLAILEALYEQQSKNPTILAEYAAGLKKQGYWQTLSEILPDLKKTRALDSLEYAELEQQFWAGKLATAADEAELDSVWQSLSKKQQLIPEILAEYVEQRIGWDQEVTLESLLERAIKKQWNDRLVYQYGRLTLGPAFERLKVAEKWRKTYGDENPVLLLTLGRLACKSQLWALGQGYLKQSLQLRTEVETFHALAQCYEAEGKENQAAITYKEAILQLENK; encoded by the coding sequence ATGCGTTTAATTATTGTCTTATCTCTAGTATTTTTTGTTGCTACCTCGCTTGCGACTCTGCTTTTGTACGATAACGGCCAGGTGTCTATGGTTTGGGGAGACTGGGTTGTAGAAACGAGTGTGAGCTTCTTAATCGCAGCAGTTTTAATCGGCTTTATTGTTGTGTATGGTTTGCTTCGTTTGCTTTTAAATATATGGCATTTACCGCTTTTCTGGCGAAAACATAGACGTTTACGCCAGTACAGTAAAGCAGAAACTGCGATGGCAAAGGGAATGATTGCTTTAGAGTATGGTGATTGGCATAAAGCAGAAAAACAGTTGATTAAAAGCGCTAAGAATAGTGAAGCAGGCCTGGTGCATTATTTAAGTGCAGCCAAAATGGCTCATAATCAAAAAGCGTTTGGTCGCAGAGATCAATATATTAATCAGGCGAGAGAGATTTATCCAGCTGAGTATGTGACGATTGGTTTGGTTGAAGCACGCCTGCTTTCTGAAGATAAGCCTGAAATGTCTTTAGCAATATTGGAAGCTTTGTATGAACAGCAGTCTAAAAATCCTACGATTTTAGCCGAATATGCGGCTGGCTTAAAGAAGCAAGGTTATTGGCAAACGTTGTCAGAAATATTACCAGACCTTAAGAAAACTAGAGCTTTAGACAGTCTTGAATATGCTGAATTAGAGCAACAGTTTTGGGCTGGAAAATTAGCTACTGCAGCGGATGAAGCAGAATTGGATTCGGTTTGGCAAAGTCTATCCAAGAAGCAACAACTTATCCCAGAGATTTTGGCAGAGTATGTTGAGCAAAGAATAGGTTGGGATCAAGAAGTTACTTTAGAAAGCCTGCTAGAACGTGCGATCAAAAAGCAGTGGAATGACCGATTGGTATACCAGTACGGACGTCTAACATTAGGGCCTGCTTTTGAGCGTTTAAAAGTAGCTGAGAAATGGCGCAAAACTTATGGGGATGAAAACCCCGTATTATTGTTAACCTTAGGCCGTTTAGCCTGTAAAAGTCAATTGTGGGCATTAGGTCAAGGTTACCTAAAGCAGAGTCTTCAGCTTCGTACCGAAGTTGAAACCTTTCATGCTTTAGCTCAATGTTATGAGGCTGAAGGTAAAGAAAACCAAGCCGCCATAACCTACAAAGAAGCAATTTTACAATTAGAAAATAAATGA
- a CDS encoding GGDEF domain-containing protein, whose translation MANINFKQYTFKSVLLNQLFIAIALAFAISLPLTGIPAYFALNHTINSDIENLEQRSYEAVNEHLNTGWQPYNIDKVYQGIREKMPGAALFLQKAPQFLDPEEDDIIDPSTPTTATFQRLIEDVQRNERLIVETNILNSTINAAIPIKFQSQCLVCHSQEVKTGEIYAGALAGTMVLQVPMSINQVSTTSTIAFFVIFLLIFIVIATIITNKLVQTNLLVPLAGLSERVKRLRLSSHEQHIDWERIPQQMIEIDQIDESISTHIQTIRGIYDKLDALVVTEHESGLFHKERFNEVMKYELFRSHRYQHSFSLVLIKLVDVKVLNSTAKNIEIEAPGSKYMVFGQILHSDTRETDMAFRLEEHIFAIVAPETDEEGIKTFKSDIYARLINSDIPQDVKRSIARPEYQFTIQVGHATYNGDDTTAKELLKSAVQSMRESEQQTGRYPPEDNK comes from the coding sequence ATGGCAAACATTAACTTTAAACAATACACCTTTAAATCGGTTCTTTTGAATCAGCTTTTTATAGCGATTGCATTAGCGTTTGCTATTAGCTTGCCACTTACGGGCATACCAGCATACTTTGCTCTAAACCACACTATTAATTCTGATATTGAGAACTTAGAGCAACGAAGTTATGAAGCTGTCAATGAACATCTAAACACAGGGTGGCAACCGTACAATATTGATAAAGTTTATCAAGGTATTCGCGAAAAAATGCCTGGTGCAGCTCTCTTCTTACAAAAAGCGCCTCAATTTTTAGACCCTGAAGAAGATGATATCATTGACCCATCCACTCCTACTACAGCTACCTTTCAACGCCTTATTGAAGACGTTCAACGCAATGAACGCCTTATTGTTGAAACGAATATTTTGAACAGCACCATTAATGCTGCTATCCCAATTAAATTTCAAAGCCAATGCTTAGTCTGCCATTCACAAGAAGTGAAAACTGGTGAAATTTATGCTGGCGCTTTAGCTGGAACCATGGTGCTGCAAGTACCCATGTCTATTAACCAAGTTTCAACCACCTCAACCATTGCCTTCTTCGTAATCTTTTTACTTATCTTTATCGTGATTGCGACCATAATTACCAACAAGCTTGTACAAACTAATTTACTTGTACCTTTAGCCGGCTTAAGTGAACGTGTGAAACGTTTACGCTTAAGTAGTCATGAACAGCATATCGACTGGGAACGCATTCCTCAGCAAATGATTGAAATTGATCAGATTGATGAAAGCATCTCTACTCACATACAGACCATTAGAGGTATATACGACAAACTGGATGCCTTAGTTGTCACAGAACATGAAAGTGGTTTATTCCACAAAGAACGCTTCAATGAAGTCATGAAATATGAGCTATTTCGTAGTCACCGCTACCAACACTCGTTCTCACTAGTGCTTATTAAACTGGTTGATGTGAAAGTGCTAAACTCTACTGCTAAAAACATTGAAATTGAGGCACCTGGCTCTAAATACATGGTCTTTGGTCAGATTTTGCACAGTGATACCCGTGAAACAGATATGGCGTTCCGACTTGAAGAACATATTTTTGCTATCGTTGCACCAGAAACTGATGAAGAAGGCATTAAAACTTTTAAGTCAGATATTTATGCTCGCCTTATAAATAGCGACATTCCTCAAGACGTTAAGCGTTCAATTGCTCGACCTGAGTATCAGTTTACGATTCAAGTAGGGCATGCAACCTACAATGGCGATGACACAACCGCTAAAGAACTCTTAAAGAGCGCAGTTCAATCCATGCGTGAGTCAGAACAACAAACGGGACGTTACCCTCCAGAAGACAACAAATAG
- a CDS encoding FAD-binding oxidoreductase, translating into MSSTDNITHVMKVVQVNILAPQIIQLLLKPEHPIAYTSGDYIMLGFDTEELKPFSIANAPREDGLIECHIRKQADSEWMKKLFAIKAGETLVMQGPKAQMSLKPAHEAIIFVAGGTGFAPMRALLVESLRQNIQVPITFYWGARSPQELYMHDWLIDLTQKEGHIEYVPVISDETEQWQGETGLVHQTVLKQHPSLTHATVYMCGPWPMIQVAKQAFLDAGLPEEKLTH; encoded by the coding sequence ATGTCTTCAACTGACAATATCACCCATGTCATGAAAGTGGTGCAAGTAAACATTCTTGCTCCACAGATCATTCAATTATTACTAAAACCTGAGCATCCCATTGCCTATACTTCTGGCGACTACATTATGCTTGGGTTTGATACTGAAGAATTAAAACCGTTTTCTATCGCCAATGCACCTCGAGAAGATGGATTAATTGAGTGCCATATTCGCAAACAAGCGGATAGTGAATGGATGAAAAAGCTTTTTGCAATTAAAGCCGGTGAAACACTCGTTATGCAAGGTCCAAAAGCGCAAATGTCATTAAAACCTGCCCACGAAGCGATTATTTTTGTTGCTGGCGGAACCGGTTTTGCTCCCATGAGAGCTCTTTTAGTTGAGTCATTACGCCAAAACATTCAAGTACCAATTACATTTTATTGGGGCGCACGTTCTCCACAAGAGCTGTATATGCACGATTGGTTAATTGACTTAACTCAAAAAGAGGGGCACATTGAATACGTTCCGGTTATTTCTGACGAGACTGAGCAGTGGCAAGGTGAAACGGGTTTAGTGCACCAAACAGTATTAAAACAACATCCAAGCTTAACCCATGCAACAGTCTACATGTGTGGGCCATGGCCAATGATTCAAGTTGCCAAACAAGCATTTTTAGACGCGGGATTACCTGAAGAAAAATTAACTCATTAA
- the xthA gene encoding exodeoxyribonuclease III: MKIVSFNTNSVRLRLHQLQALTDKITPDIIGLQETKVQDHEFPIEALEEMGYKAIFIGQKTHYGVALLYRKDIELVDFQKGWKTDDEDAQKRMIIGDFILENGEQVRVVNGYFPQGENRDHPVKFPAKEKFYQDLMAYLNTECDPSHKIAVIGDFNISPTDLDIGIGEPNRKRWLRDGKTSFLPEEREWWQTLLDWGLTDTFRTIHPDTNEIFSWFDYRSKGFDREPRRGLRIDTVLATESLNKKAVASEVGYDVRGMEKPSDHAPVWTEFKF, from the coding sequence ATGAAAATTGTCTCTTTCAATACGAATAGCGTGCGTTTACGTTTACATCAACTTCAAGCATTAACTGACAAAATTACACCGGATATTATTGGCTTACAAGAAACCAAAGTACAAGACCACGAGTTTCCAATTGAAGCGCTGGAAGAGATGGGATACAAAGCCATTTTCATTGGACAAAAAACCCACTATGGCGTTGCTTTGTTGTATCGCAAAGACATAGAACTGGTGGATTTTCAAAAAGGCTGGAAAACCGACGATGAAGACGCTCAAAAGCGCATGATTATTGGCGATTTTATTTTAGAAAATGGAGAACAAGTGCGTGTTGTAAATGGTTATTTCCCGCAAGGAGAAAATCGTGACCATCCTGTCAAATTCCCCGCCAAAGAAAAGTTTTACCAAGATTTAATGGCTTATTTAAATACGGAGTGTGACCCTAGTCACAAAATTGCCGTTATCGGTGATTTTAATATCTCACCAACGGATTTAGACATTGGCATCGGTGAACCCAACCGTAAACGCTGGTTACGAGATGGAAAAACCAGCTTCTTACCAGAAGAGCGTGAATGGTGGCAAACTCTTTTAGACTGGGGACTTACTGATACCTTTAGAACCATTCACCCTGATACCAATGAAATATTTAGTTGGTTTGATTATCGCTCTAAAGGTTTTGATCGTGAACCTCGACGCGGTTTACGTATCGACACTGTTTTAGCCACAGAATCACTCAATAAAAAAGCAGTCGCCAGTGAGGTTGGTTATGATGTAAGAGGGATGGAAAAGCCTTCTGATCATGCGCCTGTATGGACCGAGTTTAAATTTTAA